A part of Acidisarcina sp. genomic DNA contains:
- a CDS encoding GxGYxYP domain-containing protein has translation MAVTRREFMVLSGAALGASAVHGTAFSQTATESNGGLYWPTGQALPTFPAAISLDAADLSSLSGDEQGLLATFQGVVNRTQPRLYFYWGSDPTNLEWLNTIQLPHTITTDPWSLFTKYRSEIKGAVLYDTNVPDTVNLATTMAGMKGGVIATADLAAIHNLPIIEDLQGRFTSKLHVYQWALANVWPKVTNRLLTAIGPTNQQAVPNVNWTTLLKVSQPVTDASNRGTYTADLSGQLGGESVYVRYQDAYPGDGWGPSVSQVTITADGSVIASFQPGTDAEKPFLFDPDSSQLASGWRFADGNNYFIYKFTPPAGTTQLTLSTVMWNEYLVTATNTAPTIQVANPNFRDYIAATNAPVFWLDPEVTEEAALFTQILQTVQPDTPYLGWFPHGHEMTGVTLCGQNSTVVVAADFFYNASAFSGVRATIADSQPVVEKPKLENKIYLSLTMVEGDNIQYNQHRMRQMWDDPGRGAVPLGWSISVLLLDIAPAMLSYFQQTQTINDLLVAGPSGAGYTYPAVWPSTTLPGFVQRSGSYMAKTGMQVLFAYNRNGSTDLALSSGLVDLYNKYVPGLQGIMYNYESTSVPSMVDGVPVATLLGVNDTNSGTSALSSIAAGWDGTSPLFVAAGLESWNMTPTDAKNLVNSLGSEFEVVRPDVFFQLIKQAMKG, from the coding sequence ATGGCCGTTACCCGTCGAGAATTTATGGTCCTGAGTGGCGCTGCCCTCGGGGCAAGCGCTGTGCATGGCACAGCTTTTTCACAGACTGCCACCGAGTCGAACGGGGGCCTCTACTGGCCCACCGGCCAGGCTCTGCCCACGTTTCCTGCGGCGATCTCCCTGGACGCTGCCGATCTGTCCTCGTTGTCCGGCGATGAGCAGGGCCTGCTGGCCACCTTCCAGGGCGTGGTGAATCGCACGCAGCCTCGCCTGTACTTCTACTGGGGAAGCGACCCCACGAACCTGGAGTGGCTGAATACGATTCAGTTGCCCCATACAATCACGACGGATCCCTGGTCTCTGTTCACGAAGTACCGCTCCGAGATCAAAGGAGCAGTACTCTACGACACCAACGTTCCAGACACGGTGAACCTGGCGACCACCATGGCGGGCATGAAAGGCGGAGTGATTGCGACCGCAGATCTGGCGGCGATCCATAACCTGCCGATCATCGAAGACCTGCAGGGACGCTTTACCAGCAAGCTCCACGTGTATCAGTGGGCGCTGGCTAATGTATGGCCGAAGGTGACGAACCGACTGTTGACGGCAATCGGCCCGACGAATCAGCAGGCGGTTCCGAACGTGAATTGGACGACCCTGCTGAAGGTTTCGCAACCCGTCACAGACGCCTCGAATAGGGGAACATACACCGCCGATCTTTCAGGGCAGCTCGGAGGGGAGAGCGTCTATGTCCGCTACCAGGATGCTTATCCCGGCGATGGATGGGGGCCCTCGGTTTCGCAGGTAACGATCACCGCAGACGGATCCGTGATTGCGTCCTTCCAGCCAGGTACGGATGCGGAGAAGCCGTTCTTGTTCGACCCGGACAGTTCCCAATTGGCGTCAGGATGGCGGTTTGCCGACGGAAACAACTACTTCATCTACAAGTTCACTCCACCCGCCGGAACCACGCAGCTGACCCTTTCGACGGTGATGTGGAACGAGTACCTTGTGACCGCGACGAACACGGCGCCCACCATTCAGGTTGCAAACCCAAACTTCCGCGATTACATTGCGGCAACCAATGCGCCGGTTTTCTGGCTGGATCCCGAAGTGACGGAAGAAGCCGCATTGTTCACGCAGATTCTCCAGACCGTGCAGCCTGATACTCCGTATCTTGGCTGGTTCCCGCACGGCCATGAGATGACGGGCGTGACGCTCTGCGGCCAGAACTCGACCGTCGTGGTTGCGGCGGATTTCTTCTACAACGCAAGCGCCTTCAGTGGCGTACGGGCGACGATCGCGGACAGCCAGCCAGTGGTGGAAAAGCCGAAGCTGGAGAACAAGATTTATCTATCGTTGACCATGGTGGAAGGCGACAACATCCAGTACAATCAGCACCGCATGCGCCAGATGTGGGACGATCCGGGGCGCGGCGCGGTGCCGCTTGGGTGGAGTATCAGCGTCCTGCTGCTGGACATTGCGCCGGCCATGTTGAGCTACTTCCAGCAGACGCAAACCATCAACGATTTGCTGGTGGCGGGGCCATCCGGCGCGGGTTATACGTACCCAGCAGTCTGGCCCTCGACAACTCTGCCGGGATTCGTACAGCGCAGCGGATCCTACATGGCCAAAACGGGGATGCAGGTGCTGTTTGCCTACAACCGCAACGGCAGCACCGATCTGGCTTTGAGCAGCGGGCTGGTGGATCTGTACAACAAGTATGTTCCCGGCCTTCAGGGGATCATGTACAACTACGAATCCACGAGTGTTCCAAGCATGGTCGATGGCGTTCCGGTCGCAACTTTGTTAGGCGTGAACGATACGAACAGCGGTACTTCCGCGCTGTCGTCCATAGCCGCAGGTTGGGACGGCACAAGCCCGTTGTTCGTGGCTGCAGGCCTTGAGTCGTGGAACATGACTCCCACGGACGCCAAGAACCTTGTGAATTCGCTGGGGTCAGAGTTCGAAGTGGTTCGCCCTGACGTGTTTTTCCAGTTGATCAAGCAGGCAATGAAGGGCTAG
- a CDS encoding nuclear transport factor 2 family protein: MNLRRFLLLSLPVLVSLFTLPVRAQSSGQSGPLFKTIQSLDTKLFDAYNHCDLTTLGAMVSDDLEFYHDQTGLSVGKAPFLAAIKQNVCGKVERALLLDTLEVYPLKGYGAVEIGIHRFHHPGRPEDGVGDAKFVTLWQNKDGVWKVTRTISFEHNQGLLAK; this comes from the coding sequence ATGAACTTGAGAAGATTTCTGCTCCTATCTTTGCCTGTTCTTGTATCTCTTTTCACCCTTCCGGTCCGCGCTCAATCCAGTGGACAATCCGGCCCTCTGTTCAAGACGATACAGTCCCTGGATACAAAGCTCTTCGATGCCTATAACCACTGCGATCTGACGACGCTAGGTGCGATGGTATCTGACGACCTGGAGTTCTATCACGACCAGACAGGGCTATCCGTGGGGAAAGCGCCGTTTCTCGCGGCCATTAAGCAGAACGTCTGCGGAAAGGTGGAGCGGGCGCTGCTGCTGGACACACTGGAGGTCTACCCGCTGAAGGGATATGGAGCGGTGGAGATCGGGATACATCGCTTCCACCACCCCGGACGCCCAGAGGATGGTGTGGGGGATGCCAAGTTTGTGACGCTGTGGCAGAACAAGGATGGTGTATGGAAAGTGACGCGCACGATCAGCTTCGAGCACAACCAAGGATTGTTGGCGAAGTAG
- a CDS encoding DUF1349 domain-containing protein, whose translation MLAKRGWITFFAIAWMFVLLISATISHAQVSYTTSWVANTYSTTPTYVGNAMRSMWVAPEGVVYTASMWDESQGSINIYQNGQKTGSIGAHGETQGGAISGDATDIFAALQFNTSLGGSGYIGRYNRSTKTRDLTWSASSDTTERRADVITGIADTGTLVYVSDHPDNLVRCYTTAGVWQSDWSLTDPGAIAVDGSGNIWVAQMNEGTIQEFAPSGNMLNTINMGSSARPSALYYDSANSQLMVGDQGPNMNIQIYGNLSTAPSLVGTFGVQGGYLDTTTGVKGQTGDKRFTRVVGIGKDSSGNLYVLNNPWGGTWDLGRNGKTDIHAYNSSGVLQYTLQGLNFEGNGAFDPGTDGAYLYSGQDVFTGSGGSGYVGNSVDSLDYPTDPRVDVTNNSRGFDFGIMTSVNGHRILASTGQNPDLFIFSYFPTNQYASIPFGTLPGQTSPPGYTNYFNTTARVRNGFSLDTNGDIWVGLDKTNAITHYPLTGFDANGVPIYGTPTTTPTPSTIAPLGGIEYIPSTDTMILMNALSTDWTSLGGRVEVYHGWKAGNTTNPNPVITLKTSQNPKGRAAAGNYLFISYVHTVPDIDAYNLTTGADDLTMTSADPNVAVGNDVDSMYGIRAYQKNNGQYLVSKDNYNNNSIIVHTMTVGNPTPDFSISATPSSQTVTQGNGTTYTTSISALNGFTATVNLSVSGLPTGATASFNPTSVAGSGNSTLTVSTATTTPAGTYTLTITGTSGSLSHSTTVTLVVQGPPDFSISASPSSQTVTQGNGTTYTASISALNGFAATVNLSVSGLPTGATASFNPTSVAGSGNSTLTVSTATTTPAGTYTLTITGTSGSLSHSTTVTLVVQGPPDFSISASPSSQTVTQGNGTTYTTSISALNGFTATVNLSVSGLPTGATASFNPTSVAGSGNSTLTISTATTTPAGTYTLTITGTSGTLSHSTTVTLVVNAATGSLPAGWTDQDIGSVGIAGSATYSNGTFTVNGSGTSISGTADQFNYAYQAAGTSYTITARVVSMTNTNSGAQAGVMIRETLATGSTMANINVTPSNGVTWVYRTATNGGTSGSRTAGLVAPYWVRVVRNGSTFTGYFSPDGVNWTQQGTVSISMASNVYIGLVVSSRTNSQLCTATFDNVSVTTP comes from the coding sequence ATGCTTGCGAAACGAGGTTGGATAACATTCTTCGCCATCGCCTGGATGTTCGTTCTGCTGATAAGCGCGACGATCAGCCATGCTCAAGTCAGCTACACGACGTCGTGGGTAGCCAACACGTATTCGACTACCCCCACGTACGTGGGGAACGCCATGCGGTCAATGTGGGTCGCCCCGGAAGGCGTCGTCTATACCGCATCCATGTGGGACGAGAGCCAGGGAAGTATCAATATTTACCAGAACGGCCAAAAAACAGGCTCCATAGGCGCTCATGGGGAAACCCAGGGCGGTGCGATCAGTGGCGATGCCACCGACATCTTCGCCGCGCTGCAATTCAACACCAGTCTTGGCGGCAGCGGCTATATAGGCCGATACAATCGGAGCACCAAGACGCGGGATCTGACGTGGTCCGCGAGTTCAGACACGACCGAGCGGCGCGCGGACGTGATCACGGGGATCGCTGACACCGGCACGCTCGTATATGTCAGCGACCATCCCGACAACCTGGTGCGGTGCTACACGACCGCTGGGGTATGGCAATCGGATTGGAGCCTCACGGATCCCGGCGCGATCGCCGTCGACGGATCAGGAAACATATGGGTCGCCCAGATGAATGAGGGCACGATCCAGGAATTCGCCCCATCGGGAAACATGCTGAACACCATCAATATGGGCTCCAGCGCGCGGCCTTCGGCGTTGTACTACGACAGCGCCAATAGCCAGTTGATGGTCGGCGACCAGGGGCCGAACATGAACATTCAAATCTACGGAAATCTGTCGACCGCTCCATCCCTGGTGGGCACGTTCGGCGTGCAGGGCGGATATCTGGACACGACTACGGGAGTCAAGGGGCAAACGGGGGACAAACGATTCACGCGCGTAGTCGGTATCGGGAAGGACAGCTCCGGAAACCTGTATGTCCTCAACAATCCTTGGGGAGGAACCTGGGACCTGGGACGAAACGGGAAGACCGATATCCACGCTTACAACAGTTCCGGCGTGCTGCAGTACACGCTGCAGGGGCTGAACTTCGAAGGCAACGGCGCTTTCGACCCCGGCACAGATGGCGCGTATTTGTATAGCGGCCAGGACGTTTTCACCGGCTCGGGCGGGAGCGGATACGTGGGTAACAGCGTCGATTCGCTTGACTATCCGACGGATCCGCGCGTGGACGTGACCAACAACAGCCGCGGATTCGATTTTGGCATCATGACGAGCGTGAACGGCCATCGAATCCTTGCCTCTACCGGCCAGAATCCAGACCTTTTCATATTCTCCTACTTCCCCACCAACCAGTATGCGTCGATTCCCTTCGGCACCCTCCCGGGCCAGACCAGTCCGCCGGGCTATACCAACTACTTCAACACGACAGCCCGGGTCCGGAATGGATTTTCCCTCGACACGAACGGAGATATCTGGGTGGGGTTGGACAAGACCAACGCGATCACCCATTACCCGCTGACTGGTTTTGACGCCAATGGCGTGCCGATCTATGGAACGCCGACAACCACGCCGACGCCGTCAACCATCGCGCCCCTGGGCGGCATCGAGTACATCCCGTCCACCGACACGATGATCTTGATGAACGCGCTGTCCACTGATTGGACCTCGCTGGGCGGCCGCGTCGAGGTGTACCACGGCTGGAAGGCGGGCAACACCACCAATCCCAACCCGGTCATCACCCTGAAGACCTCACAGAACCCCAAGGGACGGGCGGCAGCGGGTAATTATCTGTTCATCTCGTATGTCCATACCGTGCCCGATATCGACGCCTATAACCTTACGACCGGCGCCGATGACCTGACGATGACCAGCGCCGATCCCAACGTGGCTGTGGGCAACGATGTGGATTCGATGTACGGCATCCGCGCTTATCAAAAAAATAATGGCCAGTATCTGGTCAGCAAGGACAACTACAACAACAACTCAATCATCGTCCACACGATGACCGTCGGCAACCCGACGCCGGACTTCAGCATATCGGCCACGCCGAGTTCGCAGACGGTCACACAGGGAAACGGCACCACCTACACCACGTCGATCAGTGCACTGAACGGCTTCACCGCCACGGTGAACCTGAGCGTCAGCGGGTTGCCTACCGGTGCGACGGCAAGCTTCAATCCGACGTCGGTCGCCGGTTCGGGGAACTCGACGCTGACGGTTTCAACAGCAACGACAACTCCAGCAGGTACCTACACACTGACGATCACTGGTACCAGCGGCAGCCTGTCGCACTCGACGACGGTGACGTTAGTCGTCCAGGGGCCGCCGGACTTCAGCATATCGGCGAGTCCGAGTTCGCAGACGGTGACGCAGGGAAATGGCACCACCTACACGGCGTCGATCAGCGCGCTGAACGGCTTCGCCGCCACGGTGAACCTGAGCGTGAGTGGGCTGCCTACCGGGGCCACGGCAAGCTTCAACCCGACGTCGGTCGCCGGCTCGGGAAACTCGACGCTGACGGTCTCAACAGCGACGACAACTCCAGCAGGTACCTACACTCTGACGATCACCGGCACCAGTGGCAGCCTGTCGCACTCGACGACGGTGACGTTAGTCGTCCAGGGGCCGCCGGACTTCAGCATATCGGCGAGTCCGAGTTCGCAGACGGTGACACAGGGCAATGGCACCACCTACACCACGTCGATCAGTGCACTGAACGGCTTCACCGCCACGGTGAACCTGAGCGTCAGCGGATTGCCTACCGGGGCGACGGCAAGCTTCAACCCGACGTCGGTCGCCGGCTCGGGGAACTCGACGCTGACGATCTCGACAGCGACGACAACTCCAGCAGGGACCTACACTCTGACGATCACCGGCACCAGCGGAACCCTGTCGCACTCGACGACAGTCACTCTGGTTGTCAACGCAGCCACAGGTAGTCTGCCGGCGGGTTGGACGGATCAAGACATTGGAAGCGTGGGCATCGCCGGCAGCGCTACCTACAGCAATGGCACGTTCACGGTGAACGGTTCCGGGACCAGCATTAGCGGCACGGCAGATCAGTTCAACTATGCATACCAGGCCGCAGGCACGAGCTACACAATCACGGCCAGGGTTGTCAGCATGACCAACACCAACAGCGGAGCGCAGGCGGGCGTGATGATCCGCGAGACGCTCGCCACCGGTTCAACGATGGCGAACATCAACGTCACACCGTCGAACGGCGTCACCTGGGTCTATCGCACGGCCACCAACGGCGGCACGAGCGGAAGCAGAACCGCCGGCCTCGTAGCACCCTATTGGGTTCGCGTCGTGCGCAACGGCAGCACCTTCACCGGTTATTTTTCACCGGACGGGGTGAACTGGACCCAACAGGGCACAGTGAGCATATCGATGGCGAGCAACGTGTATATCGGATTGGTGGTCAGCAGTCGGACCAACTCCCAGTTATGCACGGCGACCTTCGATAACGTGTCCGTCACCACGCCTTAG
- a CDS encoding radical SAM protein: MIARSLKSRHHPILAHIIPVRRCNLSCAYCSEYDKVSSLVPTAEMLHRIDLLAALGTEIITFSGGEPLLHPDLDELIRRIRSHHRIATLITNGYLLTPERIRRLNRAGLEHLQISVDNVQPDQVSKKSLKVLDKKLEWLARYAHFDININSVIGAGVGHPEDALTITRRALELGFDTSVGAIHDHDGQLRPLPDADRAVYEQIQRERKPGFWAFAYDNLFQKNLVAGQPNQWQCGAGSRYLYICENGLVHYCSQQRGYPAIPLEKYSAADLEREYSTIKPCASFCTVSCVHRVAMIDQLRNTPREALARFFPPTAPEESVQLPFGVKFLSSLFLPPVEGETQSRGTKVIAGAVKRLLGINSARQTR, from the coding sequence ATGATCGCGCGTTCCCTCAAGTCGCGCCATCACCCTATCCTTGCGCACATTATTCCTGTCCGCCGCTGCAATCTTTCCTGCGCCTACTGCAGTGAGTACGATAAAGTCTCCAGCCTGGTGCCCACAGCGGAGATGCTGCATCGCATTGATCTTCTCGCCGCGCTTGGAACAGAGATCATTACATTCAGCGGCGGTGAGCCGTTACTCCACCCCGATCTTGACGAACTGATCCGGCGTATCCGCAGTCATCACCGCATTGCGACGCTTATCACGAACGGATATCTTCTGACTCCGGAGCGCATTCGACGGCTGAATCGGGCTGGCCTGGAGCACCTCCAGATCAGCGTCGACAACGTGCAACCCGATCAGGTCTCGAAAAAGAGCCTGAAGGTGCTGGACAAGAAGCTTGAATGGCTTGCCCGGTACGCGCATTTCGACATCAACATCAATTCAGTCATCGGAGCCGGCGTCGGCCACCCGGAAGACGCGCTCACCATCACGCGGCGCGCGCTCGAACTTGGATTCGATACCTCTGTCGGAGCGATTCACGATCACGACGGACAATTGCGTCCCCTGCCGGACGCGGATCGCGCCGTCTACGAGCAGATTCAACGCGAGCGCAAGCCCGGGTTCTGGGCTTTTGCCTACGACAATCTCTTCCAGAAGAATCTCGTGGCCGGCCAACCGAATCAGTGGCAATGCGGCGCAGGGAGCCGGTATCTGTATATCTGCGAGAACGGGCTCGTTCACTACTGTTCGCAACAGCGTGGCTATCCGGCCATTCCTCTCGAAAAGTACTCCGCTGCAGATCTCGAGCGCGAATACTCCACTATCAAGCCCTGTGCATCATTTTGCACCGTAAGCTGCGTCCACCGCGTTGCCATGATCGATCAACTGCGCAACACTCCTCGCGAAGCACTGGCCAGGTTCTTCCCACCGACCGCTCCAGAGGAATCCGTGCAGCTTCCATTCGGCGTCAAATTCCTCTCTTCCCTCTTTCTGCCACCCGTCGAGGGCGAAACTCAGAGCAGAGGCACGAAAGTGATCGCGGGCGCAGTGAAGAGGCTGCTCGGAATCAATTCGGCACGCCAAACGAGATAA
- a CDS encoding phosphatase PAP2 family protein, with protein sequence MRTSEWIQGGFACAIAISAWLVPLSRQRRWTISLLALCALGGVGLSRASTFFLAPAPAAILRDWLPVVITLIPYWQTGQFFTGSNKKIEAWLAASDRWFLKLFSWTRWKFGRAARLSMEWAYFLCYPIVPLGLGALYLAGLRRYADVYWFLVLVPTYICYAITPFFPALPPRSLVEGSQTARTKSRRLNLWILKLGSIQAISFPSAHVASALGASLAVWHYFPMAGLIFLAISFWIAVAAVAGGYHYAIDVVLGAAVSAAVYLVWRAELIPSSLFTAPAITFVPLL encoded by the coding sequence ATGCGAACGTCCGAATGGATTCAGGGAGGCTTTGCCTGCGCAATTGCGATTTCAGCGTGGCTGGTTCCGCTTTCGCGGCAGCGGCGATGGACGATCAGTTTGCTTGCACTTTGCGCGCTGGGCGGCGTCGGTTTGTCACGCGCTTCCACGTTCTTTCTGGCCCCGGCCCCGGCTGCGATTCTGCGCGACTGGCTGCCAGTAGTCATCACGCTGATTCCCTATTGGCAGACGGGACAGTTCTTCACCGGGTCGAATAAGAAGATTGAAGCGTGGCTAGCTGCCTCGGACCGGTGGTTTCTCAAGCTGTTCTCCTGGACGCGGTGGAAATTCGGCAGGGCGGCGCGTCTGTCCATGGAGTGGGCCTATTTTCTCTGCTATCCCATTGTGCCGCTTGGCCTGGGTGCGCTTTATCTTGCCGGTTTGAGGCGGTACGCAGATGTGTATTGGTTCCTGGTTCTTGTCCCGACTTACATCTGTTATGCGATCACGCCGTTCTTCCCGGCCTTGCCGCCGCGCAGCCTGGTTGAGGGGAGCCAGACAGCCAGAACCAAGAGCCGCAGGTTGAATCTGTGGATTCTAAAGTTGGGAAGTATTCAGGCGATCTCGTTCCCCAGCGCACATGTGGCTTCAGCGCTGGGGGCGTCGCTGGCGGTTTGGCATTACTTCCCGATGGCAGGACTCATTTTTCTCGCCATCAGCTTCTGGATCGCTGTGGCGGCTGTTGCAGGCGGGTATCATTACGCAATCGACGTGGTGCTGGGAGCGGCCGTAAGCGCAGCGGTTTATCTCGTTTGGCGTGCCGAATTGATTCCGAGCAGCCTCTTCACTGCGCCCGCGATCACTTTCGTGCCTCTGCTCTGA
- a CDS encoding VCBS repeat-containing protein — MNNDGKPDIVVGNYSVPNFLCINKGDGIFDDQSYVSGIAPHMLCWLHYFCIERQAIHIGQSCRDFVMEAASNRRGE, encoded by the coding sequence GTGAACAACGACGGCAAACCCGACATCGTCGTCGGCAACTATTCCGTGCCCAACTTCCTCTGCATCAACAAAGGGGACGGCATCTTCGATGATCAGAGCTATGTCTCCGGCATTGCTCCCCACATGCTCTGCTGGCTGCACTATTTCTGCATTGAGCGCCAAGCCATACATATAGGGCAATCGTGCCGAGATTTTGTTATGGAGGCGGCCTCCAATCGGCGTGGCGAATAG
- the ftsH gene encoding ATP-dependent zinc metalloprotease FtsH, which produces MNEPQSSSGKPNHENDKKRTEHSQRQFQFGVGYLITSLIALWLFPLLFVSTQSKEIPYSEFKTKLANSQIVNVTIGERELVGEAKNPKPNASPAVIPFTAVPAPAGDPQLIQELQAANATYQFKRPANPLGGILLGYLLPLLLLGGFWYMAYKRAAAAGRGGLGGVFGVGKSKAIEVKPEDVTVTYKDVGGADEAIAELQEIIQFLKTPEQFTQLGGHIPKGVLLVGPPGTGKTLLAKATAGEAQVAFFETSGSEFVEMFVGVGAARVRDLFEQARKAAPAIVFIDEIDAIGQSRGGVARLGSDDEREQTLNQLLAEIDGFKTDASAPVIIMAATNRPEVLDPALLRAGRFDRQIAIGNPDLIGRLQILRIHSKNVKLDPGFELEQAARMTAGFSGADLANAINEAALLAARRKASAVTLNDFEAAIERVIAGSEKKSRVMNEQERTTVAYHESGHALVAELVPHGEPVSKISIVPHSRGALGYTMQMPTEDRYLLTIDELKDRIAVMLGGRAAEMVEFRTISTGASDDIMRATELARRMVTEFGMSEKLGSVRYAGQQLQYLGKSVEDNSQISPETRLTIDGEVQRLVTEQLVRAQELLKSHDAALRTVAQQLLKQETVSGSVVKDALAKTSLTSASGTTPATLPSGKASPQFL; this is translated from the coding sequence TTGAACGAACCGCAATCGTCCTCAGGGAAACCTAACCACGAGAATGACAAGAAGCGCACGGAGCACAGCCAGCGCCAGTTTCAATTCGGCGTGGGCTACCTGATTACGAGCCTGATTGCCCTGTGGCTGTTTCCACTGCTCTTCGTAAGCACCCAGAGCAAGGAAATTCCTTACAGCGAATTCAAGACGAAGCTGGCAAATTCCCAGATCGTGAACGTGACCATCGGCGAGAGGGAGCTTGTTGGTGAGGCGAAAAATCCCAAGCCCAACGCATCGCCTGCAGTAATTCCTTTCACCGCCGTTCCCGCACCTGCTGGCGATCCCCAGCTGATTCAGGAATTGCAGGCCGCCAATGCAACTTATCAGTTCAAACGCCCGGCGAATCCGCTGGGTGGCATCTTGCTGGGATATTTGCTGCCGCTCCTGCTGCTAGGCGGCTTCTGGTACATGGCCTATAAGCGAGCGGCTGCGGCCGGACGAGGAGGGTTGGGTGGGGTCTTTGGAGTCGGCAAGAGCAAAGCGATCGAGGTCAAGCCCGAGGATGTCACGGTCACGTACAAAGATGTGGGCGGGGCGGATGAGGCTATTGCCGAACTTCAGGAGATCATTCAGTTCCTGAAGACGCCGGAGCAGTTCACTCAACTCGGCGGTCACATCCCCAAGGGGGTGTTGCTGGTCGGGCCACCGGGCACGGGCAAGACACTGCTGGCCAAGGCCACCGCCGGGGAGGCGCAAGTCGCTTTTTTTGAGACGAGCGGCTCCGAATTTGTTGAAATGTTTGTGGGTGTGGGAGCAGCACGCGTGCGAGACCTTTTCGAGCAGGCGCGCAAGGCCGCTCCTGCGATCGTTTTCATTGACGAGATTGATGCCATCGGCCAAAGCAGGGGAGGCGTGGCGCGCCTGGGCAGCGATGACGAGCGCGAGCAAACACTCAACCAGTTGCTGGCCGAGATTGACGGGTTCAAGACCGATGCTAGTGCCCCAGTAATCATCATGGCTGCGACGAACCGCCCAGAGGTTCTCGATCCGGCGCTCCTGCGCGCGGGTCGCTTTGACCGACAGATCGCCATCGGTAACCCGGACCTTATTGGCCGATTACAGATTCTGCGAATTCATAGCAAGAACGTGAAGCTGGATCCAGGTTTTGAACTGGAGCAAGCTGCTCGGATGACGGCTGGTTTCAGTGGCGCGGATTTGGCGAATGCCATAAATGAAGCGGCTTTACTAGCTGCACGGCGCAAGGCTTCTGCGGTCACATTAAACGATTTTGAGGCTGCTATCGAACGGGTGATTGCGGGCTCGGAGAAGAAGAGCCGGGTAATGAATGAGCAAGAACGAACCACAGTCGCATACCACGAGTCTGGCCACGCGTTGGTCGCTGAGTTGGTTCCACATGGCGAGCCGGTCAGCAAAATCAGCATCGTTCCTCACAGTCGAGGTGCCTTGGGCTACACCATGCAAATGCCAACTGAAGATCGTTATTTGCTCACAATCGATGAGTTGAAGGACAGGATCGCCGTTATGTTGGGTGGACGTGCAGCGGAAATGGTTGAATTCCGGACTATCAGTACCGGTGCCAGCGATGACATTATGCGTGCGACTGAATTGGCTCGCCGCATGGTGACAGAGTTTGGTATGAGCGAAAAACTCGGCTCCGTGCGCTATGCGGGTCAGCAGCTCCAATATCTTGGAAAATCGGTTGAGGACAATAGCCAGATTAGTCCAGAAACCCGCCTAACCATCGACGGAGAGGTCCAGCGTCTGGTAACTGAACAATTGGTTCGTGCCCAGGAACTATTGAAGAGTCACGACGCCGCTCTAAGGACGGTGGCCCAGCAACTGCTGAAGCAGGAGACGGTGAGCGGAAGCGTCGTGAAAGATGCGTTGGCGAAAACATCTCTGACTTCGGCGAGCGGCACAACCCCTGCCACCCTTCCCTCCGGAAAAGCCAGCCCTCAGTTCCTATGA